The genomic stretch TATGGGTGCCGCTTGGGCCGAACACCCCTCTTGGGAGCTAGTAGCCGAAGCATCTGAAGTAGCCAAACGAGATCTCGCCCACCTGCTTTTAGAAGCAGACGCCGACACATTGGTCTCCACGCAAAACGCCCAGCTTTCAACGTTTCTAACTTCGCTTATCGTGTTGGACGCCGTAGAACGAACCGGTGTTGAACCCGCCCATGTGGCAGGCCATTCTCTTGGCGAATACACCGCTTTGGTGGCCGCTGGTGCCTTGTCGTTTGAAGACGGAGTTCGCCTTGTACAAGAACGCGGCGAGGCTATGCTCACCGCAGCGCAAGAACAACCCGGAACGATGGCCGTGGTTTTGGGCCTCGACGATGACAAAGTAGAAATTGCCTGTGCCCGGGTTGACGGTGACGTATGGGTGGCCAACTTCAACTCACCTGGCCAGGTGGTAATTGCCGGTAGCCCCGAAGCTCTTGTCGATGCCGGAGTGGCAGCCAAAGAACTTGGCGCTAAGCGCATAATGGACATTCCCGTTGGTGGCGCTTTCCACACCCCCTTCATGGCCTCAGCCCAAGAACGCCTGCGAGCTGCCCTCCACACCGTTGAATGGCGCGACCCCCAAGT from Acidimicrobiia bacterium encodes the following:
- the fabD gene encoding ACP S-malonyltransferase, whose protein sequence is MIAFTFPGQGSQRPGMGAAWAEHPSWELVAEASEVAKRDLAHLLLEADADTLVSTQNAQLSTFLTSLIVLDAVERTGVEPAHVAGHSLGEYTALVAAGALSFEDGVRLVQERGEAMLTAAQEQPGTMAVVLGLDDDKVEIACARVDGDVWVANFNSPGQVVIAGSPEALVDAGVAAKELGAKRIMDIPVGGAFHTPFMASAQERLRAALHTVEWRDPQVPVHANVDAMAHPNGLDWSGLLSAQLTSPVRWRQTLHGLDQAGVTTFVELGPGTVLTGMVKRTVKSARSLSVMVPSDIDALLESLAQSPETGRADIGQRDGEHLFATERMVVSPAAGVFTPVTEIGPGSVIAAGDQLGNVGEHEVRSAFSGSIMGWLAVEGERVTTSQPIAWLRTV